The DNA sequence GGACAGGGTGAGACACGGTGCAGTCTGGCCTGGCCAGGCAAAGCGCAGGTCGCGGATGTGAATGGCCGGGGCCATGGGGCTCACCATACGCCGTCGGCAGCCAGCACCACGCGGGGAAAGCCGTCGGCCGGAACCGCGGGAGAGCGATGGATGATCCCACGGCCGCCATTGCCCTGCCACAGGCTACCCTTCAGCAGGGCTACGGCGAAGCCGGAAACGCGCTGGATCTGCGTCCCGGTGCCGAGCAGGCCCGACTGTTCGTCGGGCAGCCCGCCGG is a window from the Candidatus Hydrogenedentota bacterium genome containing:
- a CDS encoding DUF1826 domain-containing protein, with translation LHVDRVGIRLLCTYRGPGTEWLDDAAADRSKLGSGAGGLPDEQSGLLGTGTQIQRVSGFAVALLKGSLWQGNGGRGIIHRSPAVPADGFPRVVLAADGVW